The following proteins are co-located in the Hippoglossus stenolepis isolate QCI-W04-F060 chromosome 23, HSTE1.2, whole genome shotgun sequence genome:
- the LOC118102402 gene encoding cytochrome P450 26B1, giving the protein MLFDSFDLVSALATLAACLVSMALLLAVSQQLWQLRWTATRDKNCKLPMPKGSMGFPFIGETCHWLLQGSGFHASRRQKYGNVFKTHLLGRPLIRVTGADNVRKVLMGEHTLVTVDWPQSTSTLLGPNSLANSIGDIHRKRRKVFAKVFSHEALESYLPKIQQVIQESLRVWSSNPEPINVYRESQRLSFTMAVRVLLGFRVSEEEMRHLFSTFQDFVDNLFSLPIDLPFSGYRKGIRARDTLQKSIEKAIREKPLCSQGKDYSDALDVLMESAKENGTELTMQELKESTIELIFAAFATTASASTSLIMQLLRHPAVLERLREELRTRGLLHNGCLCPEGELRLDTIVSLKYLDCVIKEVLRLYTPVSGAYRTAMQTFELDGVQIPKGWSVMYSIRDTHDTSAVFKDVDAFDPDRFSQERGEDKEGRFHYLPFGGGIRSCLGKQLATLFLRILAIELASTSRFELATREFPRVVTVPVVHPVDGLKVKFYGLDSNQNEIMAKTEDLLGATV; this is encoded by the exons ATGCTGTTCGACAGCTTCGACCTCGTGTCGGCTCTGGCCACTCTGGCCGCCTGCCTGGTGTCCATGGCCCTGCTCCTCGCCGTGTCGCAGCAGCTGTGGCAGCTCAGATGGACGGCGACGCGGGATAAAAACTGCAAGCTGCCCATGCCGAAAGGATCCATGGGCTTCCCCTTCATCGGAGAGACCTGCCACTGGCTCCTGCAG GGTTCGGGCTTCCACGCGTCGCGGAGACAGAAATACGGCAACGTGTTCAAGACTCATCTTCTGggccgccccctgatccgggTGACGGGCGCCGACAACGTGCGCAAGGTGCTGATGGGCGAGCACACGCTGGTGACGGTGGACTGGCCCCAGAGCACGTCCACGCTGCTGGGACCCAACTCGCTGGCCAACAGCATCGGGGACATCCACCGAAAGAGGAGAAAG gTGTTCGCCAAAGTGTTCAGCCACGAGGCCTTGGAGTCCTACCTCCCCAAAATCCAGCAGGTCATCCAGGAGAGCCTCCGGGTGTGGAGCTCCAATCCCGAGCCCATCAACGTCTACAG GGAGAGCCAGAGGCTGTCGTTCACCATGGCGGTGAGGGTGCTGCTGGGCTTCAGGGTGtcggaggaggagatgaggcaTCTGTTCTCCACGTTTCAAGACTTTGTCGATAACCTGTTCAGTCTGCCCATAGATCTGCCGTTTAGCGGCTACAGGAAG ggaaTCCGTGCACGAGACACGCTGCAGAAAAGCATAGAGAAGGCCATCAGGGAGAAGCCGCTGTGCTCGCAGGGGAAGGATTACAGCGACGCGCTGGACGTCCTGATGGAGAGCGCCAAAGAGAACGGCACCGAGCTCACCATGCAGGAGCTGAAG GAGTCGACCATTGAACTGATCTTTGCTGCCTTTGCCACCACCGCCAGCGCCAGCACCTCCCTCATCATGCAGCTCCTCCGCCACCCCGCTGTCCTGGAGCGCCtgagggaggagctgaggacCAGGGGCCTCCTCCACAACGGCTGCCTGTGCCCCGAAGGAGAGCTGAGGCTGGACACCATCGTGAGCCTCAAGTACCTGGACTGTGTCATCAAGGAGGTGCTGAGACTGTATACGCCCGTGTCGGGGGCCTATCGGACCGCCATGCAAACCTTCGAGCTCGAC GGAGTCCAGATTCCCAAAGGCTGGAGCGTGATGTACAGCATCCGGGACACCCATGACACGTCTGCGGTCTTTAAAGACGTGGATGCGTTCGACCCCGACCGCTTCAGCCAGGAGCGGGGAGAGGACAAAGAGGGACGCTTCCACTACCTGCCGTTTGGAGGTGGCATCCGGTCCTGTCTGGGCAAGCAGCTCGCCACCCTCTTCCTCCGCATCCTCGCCATCGAGCTGGCCAGCACCAGCCGCTTCGAACTGGCCACCCGGGAGTTCCCCCGCGTGGTCACGGTACCCGTGGTCCACCCCGTCGACGGGCTGAAGGTCAAGTTCTACGGCCTGGACTCCAACCAGAACGAAATCATGGCCAAGACAGAAGATCTGCTGGGAGCAACAGTTTGA